The genomic segment GAGATTAAACTGGCCGAGGCCCCGTTCTGGAGCGAGAGTCAGCAGCGTTTTTTGCAGCAGGCGATTAGTGATGATGCCGATTGGGCCGAGGTGGTGGACGAGCTGGACGCACTGCTGCGCCACTGACGTAAAGGCAATGCCCTGCGTGTGTGGGCATTGCCTTTTTTCACGCTATTGATACGCACCGCTGGCGTAGGTTAACTCGTAGCTGTGGCTGTAGATTTCTAA from the Gilvimarinus sp. DA14 genome contains:
- a CDS encoding DUF2789 domain-containing protein, with product MEPPVHSLSALFDQLGLPSEAEDVEDFIGRHRPLAAEIKLAEAPFWSESQQRFLQQAISDDADWAEVVDELDALLRH